In Esox lucius isolate fEsoLuc1 chromosome 3, fEsoLuc1.pri, whole genome shotgun sequence, the sequence CGTGAAATGCGATTTTGAAGAATAACAGCAAGACAATTTGGCAACTCTCTCCAGCGTTTGTTTCTTTCCCACAACACAAAGTAAATCAGGGATCATAGCCATTAGTGTCACTTTTAGAGAGAAGATATCCAGCTAGGAGACCCAAAGACAAAGTTAAACCAGGCAGACAGAACTTTCTATGAAAGGTATGGTTTTTATTGACTTGCTGTTGATTAAACTTTTGGACAATAATATGTGTGCTTGTTTATATCCTACTGACAAGGACTGTGTGACCTCTGCCTCCATGTCCAAACATTGATAGTTTTGGATAGACTTGGTTATGAATTAGATTGTGGGGATACCTGCACACCTAGCTAatatgtttgaatatttagtgGAGCAGGTTCAGAACCAGAACTGAGAACAATATTCTAAGAACCAAACAGCCTTTATCTGACAGGGTTGTATACCCTGAGTAGTGCAGTCGATAGAGCGCATCACATtggtctctctgtctacctgccTGCCAACATGCTTATGGATTTAAACAGACTTACCTTGTACCTACATCAATGTTAATTATAGATTAAGATTATGCATTTAAAACAGTTTATTACTGTACATTCCAAATACTTACAACAATCAGCAATAGTATATTGACACATTGATAACAAGAGCTGCCTTTTACTGTATGTATTATGTTCAGTTTTCATGCAATATTTCCTATCATCATTAGCTTACTGTACAATGATCAACCATGTTGAATATAAAGGAACTGTGCtatatacatataaacagaTCTTAATTTTTGCATTCTGAGAATGGTACAGCATTGACATGTTCAGTCTGAATGTCATCCAGAGAAGTTAGAACAATACAGACCACAAACACTTGAGCTGTTGACCATCAAACAATGATCCATAAATAGTTGAAATATCTGATTACCTCTGAAGAATTATAGTTAGTACCTGATTACCTATTGAATTTTATTTTCATCTGCATATGTGAATTGCCATATTGGTGACTGTGTGATATTCAACatcttatttattacaaaaatgtatttgctgctTTGAGTAAtgttattatataattataataatatattttagtaaaaAAGAGGCACAACTCTCTCTTCAACACATGGTCAAACATAGAAGACCTTACAGTACAACAGcaacataaacataaacaaattCAATGTTCAAGTctccttttttaaattattcctTTGTCCACAAGGACCAAACATAAATCAGCAAATTatatgacatttaaaatcaaaataacTTGAGGGCTTGAATCTTAAGGGACGACTTTCCAGACtaaattaagcctagtcctgaaACTAATAGGGAAGACCTTCTAATGATTAATACTGAAGTCATTGTACAGTAATAATCCAGGAATTAATAATCCAGGAATTTTTTTAATAGTAATCTGAGCTTCACGAAACCAACAGTGATGAGTGTAGTCTTGTTGCAGTCATTGTGACATGGAACAAGTCTGTTACATGATTGCAGTCATTTTGATATGACCTGGACTGTTACAGTATGGGTCAGTATAGTCCACCTGGACTGTTACAGTATGGGTCAGTATGGTCCACCTGGACTGTTACAGTATGGGGCAGTATGGTCCACCTGGACTGTTACAGTATGGGGCAGTATGGTTCACCTGGACTGTTACAGTATGGGGCAGTATAGTCCACCTGGACTGTTACAGTATGGGTCAGTATAGTCCACCTGGACTGTTACAGTATGGGTCAGTATGGTCCACCTGGACTGTTTTAGTATGGGGCAGTACGGTTCACCTGGACTGTTACAGTATGGGGCAGTATGGTTCACCTGGACTGTTACAGTATGGGGCAGTATGGTCCACCTGGACTGTTACAGTATGGGGCAGTATGGTTCACCTGGACTGTTACAGTATGGGGCAGTACGGTTCACCTGGACTGTTACAGTATGCGGCAGTATGGTTCACCTGGACTGTTACAGTATGGGTCAGTATGGTTCACCTGGACTGTTACAGTATGGGGCAGTACGGTTCACCTGGACTGTTACAGTATGGGGCAGTATGGTTCACCTGGACTGTTACAGTATGGGGCAGTATAGTCCACCTGGACTGTTACAGTATGGGGCAGTATGGTCCACCTGGACTGTTACAGTATGGGGCAGTATGGTTCACCTGGACTGTTACAGTATGGGGCAGTATAGTCCACCTGGACTGTTACAGTATGGGTCAGTATAGTCCACCTGGACTGTTACAGTATGGGTCAGTATGGTCCACCTGGACTGTTTTAGTATGGGGCAGTACGGTTCACCTGGACTGTTACAGTATGGGGCAGTATGGTTCACCTGGACTGTTACAGTATGGGGCAGTATAGTCCACCTGGACTGTTACAGTATGGGGCAGTATGGTCCACCTGGACTGTTACAGTATGGGGCAGTATGGTTCACCTGGACTGTTACAGTATGGGGCAGTATAGTCCACCTGGACTGTTACAGTATGGGTCAGTATAGTCCACCTGGACTGTTACAGTATGGGTCAGTATGGTCCACCTGGACTGTTTTAGTATGGGGCAGTACGGTTCACCTGGACTGTTACAGTATGGGGCAGTATGGTTCACCTGGACTGTTACAGTATGGGTCAGTATGGTCCACCTGGACTGTTACAGTATGGGGCAGTATGGTCCACCTGGACTGTTACAGTATGGGGCAGTATGGTTCACCTGGACTGTTACAGTATGGGGCAGTATGGCCCACAGCGTACATGGAGAGACTCTAGACTGTCCTGGACCTGCAGAGTCCTGTCCCGTCTGGACACACCCACTGCAGCCCTGGAGCTCTGCTCTACTGCAGCCGGAGCCCCTGCCCCAGCCAGACCTGGCTCCGGATGCACCCTGCCATCGGGCATTCTGAACTCCACCGAGGCAAACGATGAAATGCTGCCATTCTTCCTCGCCCAGCTCTGTGATGTATCTACTGCCCTCTCTGTCTTGGACCTGATTTCTGATCCCTGACCTTTACCCTCCGCTCTCACCCTAACCCCGTTCCTGGTGTCACTGACACTAAGGTCATTCAGGAATGGGTCTGAGTCGCTGCTGTGAGACATGTTGAAGTAGGTGCACTTCGGGGTGGGAGGTCGGGCCATGTCCTCTAGctcagaggaggagaggacagccAGGGGATGGAGGTGCTGGTGAAGGGGCTCGTGGGCAGAGGCTGAGAGGTGtaggggagaggagtggggagcGTCTTCACTGATGTTGTCTAAGGTTGTATCCACAGAGGTGCTATCAACGTTACCATACATCCCCATGGTAACCGGCGGTGACTTCCTGATCAGATGGTTCTCCTTAAGGAGCCATCGTCCCTGATCAATCAGGATCCCATCACTACAGCCAGGGAGGCTCTTAGAGTCTGCTGCGCTCTGCTGCTCTATTCCCACCTGATCCGAACGGTGCCCCTTCTTCAGGAGCAACCAGTCCTGGTTCATCATTGCAATCGGATCTGGCCCTGGTCCAGTCTTCACTAAGCTGGACCCGCTGATGTACGAGAGGCTCTCGCCAGAGTCACGAGTCTCTGCTGTGTTCCTCCTGCAGTTCTCTGGGCTCTTTAAGAGTTGTGATGAGAGATAAGAAGCCTGGAGCTCCAGAGAATTGGTACTAGCTTTACTCTGTTGGTCACTAGTCCCTCTGATACGTTGTCTCCCAGCCCCCTCCTCTTCgtctccctctccactctccGTTGACAGATCCACTGACCCCTGGGTCTTGTACCCTCCACTGCTGGAGGTCTCAGGTCTGTAGTCGGACAGATCCGAGGTGTTTGGGCTTTGCAGTCTTGTCAGGCCGTACTGACTCTCCATGTTGCCATTAGTGGATATAAACATCTGTTTGGTCTGGATGACCCTGGCTGCCCTGTCTGGTTCGATACGGAGGTTACCTTTTGGATCAAAGGTGAACATCAGGGAGGATGACTTCAGGGCAGTGTTGACAAAGTCTAGAAGCTCCTGAGATATCTCCAAGGAGTGGGATTGGTCTTCACCTATTTCCTTCTCTTTGTTGTCCTCACATCTATCTGCTACATAACAGGCTTCATCCGGGACCCTACTGGAACGACCACTGCTCTCTGTAGAGAAATTACTGTGAACACTTCTGTCCTCTTCAAAAGCAGATTCAACAGATAGCTTGTTTTGGTTCTCACTCTCATTCTCCTCAACTATATCCTCTTTTTCATtatgttcttcctcctccacctcttcttcATCTTCTGATCTCTTCTCTAAATTTTTGacttccatctccctctcaaCCCCCACTGTCTTAACTGattcttcttcttttctctGCTCTTCTACCTCCTCTTCTAATtcctctttttcatattttctctgCTGTTCTACCTCCTCTTCAAATTTTgccttttcttcttcttttctgaGCTTCTTTATATCATCTTCAAATgcttccttttcttcttttctttggtCCTTTACCTCCTCCTCTAATTCTTCTTTTCTCTGCTGCTCTACCCCTagttctttctcttttctctgctcctcttctttttcttctctctgctcctccatctcctcttcttctctctgctcctccatctcctcttcttctctctgctcctccatctcctcttctaTTCTctgctcctccatctcctcttcttctctctgctcctccatctcctcttcttttctctgctcctccatctcctcttcttctctctgatcctccatctcctcttcttttctctgctcctccatctcctcttcttctctttgctcctccatctcctcttctgctctttgCTCCTCcgtctcctcttcttctctctgatcctccatctcctcttcttttctctGCTCCTCTACCACCTCTGCAAACTCTTCCCTCTCCCATGGAATCTCCTCTGCCTCATCCACCTCCTCAACTTTATCCATATCCTGGTAGTCCTCATTCTCTATATACtccatctcctctttctcttcctcatactccttgtcctcctccttttcctctaccatttccttctcctccccttctTCATCCACATCCTCAGAAtccccttcctctgcctcttcaACTTCCTCTTGTTCATGGGCAGAACTAGATGCACTACTAAATTCAGATGCTGACTTCTCTGACTTTATAGATCTCTCTGACTTTAGCAACTTTAAGGATTGTACTGACTTTGATGAATCTACAGACTTCAATGACTGGACTGACTTTGACACTATTGTTTGATTCTCTGACTTTACGGATTTCATTGACTGTGTAGAGTTCACTGATAACACTGACATTGACTTTGATTCCCTCATGCTGGATTCTGTTACTGAACTAACATCTTGTGATGATTTTACTGATCTCAGTGACTTCTCTGATTTTAATGATCTCAGTGACTTCTCTGATTTTACTGACTTCAATGACTGTACTGATAGCAATGATTTCATCAAAGGAATTGACTCTGTAGATTTCATTGACTCTCTTCCTGTTAATGTTCTAATATCAGAATCAGATAGTTCACCAAGATCAGGTGACTTTTCAGACTTCAATGATTGGGCTGACTTTGCTGTTGTCATTGAGTTATCTGACTTCATGGATTTCGTTGATTGTGTAGACTTTATTGACAACACTGACATTGACTTTGATTCCCTGATACTGGATTCAGTTACTGAACTAACATCTTGTGATGACTTTACTGACCTCAATGACTGTACTGATAGTAATGAGTTCACAGACTGAACTGACTTTGTAGACTTCATAGACTTTCTCTCTGTTGATTGACTCGTGTCAGGATCATCCGACTCTGAATTTTCAGACTTTACTGTGTGGGCTGACTTTGAAGAGTTGATACATGTCATTGACCTCACTGGTTCTATTATTCCACTCTTATCATCAGGCCCTAGTGACTCTAGGGACTTCACAGATTGGAGTGACTGAACTGATAGCAATGACTTCATTGAGTTTTTGGACTTAATTGATTTAATTGAATCACGTTCATGTGTCACTTCTGCGTCTGGTTCTGACTTTATAGATTTCACTGACCTTTCTGACTTTAGTGACTTCACTGACCTTTCTGAATTCATGGACTTCACTGATCTTTCTGACTTCGTAGACCTCACTGACCTTTCTGAATTCATGGACTTCACTGATCTTTCTGACTTCATAGACCTCACTGACCTTTCTGAATTCATGGACTTCAATGATCTTTCTGACTTCGTAGACCTCACTGACCTTTCTGAATTCATGGACTTCAATGATCTTTCTGACTTCATAGACCTCACTGACCTTTCTGAATTCATGGACTTTACTGATCTTTCTGACTTCACAGACGTTATGGAGCTTTCTGACTTACTTGAAGGCATCACATTCACTGAGTTCCTTGACTTTGATTCCCTCATGCCTGACTCTGTTACCATTTCGCCATCTTCTGTCTGATCTGTTTCCGTTACCATTTTCCCATGTAGTATCGGATCTGCTGCAGAGCTAACCTCCTCAGAATTCTGGGTTGGTTCTTTCCCATCAGGGATATTTCTTATCTCTTTAACGACCAAACCATCCTCATTTTCCTCTTCATGTTTCTCCAAATTCTCATTTTCACCCTTATTCTTCTTCTGTTCTAACTCCTCAACACCcttttcctccatctcctcttcagCTGGGCTCCCTGGCCAATTATCTGGCCTCTTCTTCACAATTTCCTGAAATACTTCAAGTTCCTCTATTTCCTCAGAGTCCcttctgtccatctctgtgtcCACCACATTAGACACCTCACTAATGCTTCCCCCTAACATTGGAGACCTCATGGCATGTTGCACTGTTCTGTTGCCATCTACCAACAATGAAACCTCATCTCTCAGTTCTTGGGGCAGGTTGAGTTCCTCCATAAACTCATCAATGTCCAACTGTCCGTCattctcctccccttcctcagaCATTACATCCAGGGCGAACTCCTGGTTGGTGCTGGGAGAGTATGGAGGACTGTCCATGACCCCCACCTCACTGTTCCTCTCCTGGAAGTCTTTCCAGCTGTCCCTCAGCTGGTCGGAGGTGCGGCTCTGAAGGCTGGCCAGGCTGGCTCTCTGCTCCTCCTCGTCCTCAATTGCAGAGATCTTCTGGAGTGACTGCAACACTAGAAGGGCCTCTGAACCGCTCCTTGACCCTCCACCAACTCCCAGGGCTGATGACAAGGTCTCTTTTAGGGTTGTTACTGACAGGAAGGACATCAGAGACGTGGAGGGTGAGCCAAACACAGACGCCACCTAAAAAATTACAACATTTGCAATTACACTTTTTTCACAAACCAATTTACAATAAATAACTCTGAGAAATTAGGGTTAGCTGCTTGCTTAGggacagaaatatttttttgcctttcctgCTTTAATTGTAAAACTAACTGCAACCTATTTTGTTACCTATTGTAAGGGATCAAACAAAGAcgtataaataaataacatttcctCAGAAACAATCCTAAAACATTAAGATAACACAACTAAACTTAATAAACATGGGTACTTGAGAGGAGAAGTCAGGCATGCTGTGTGATTTCTCCAGGCTGGCAGGGTTCTGGGAGGCCTGTCTGATGCAATGAATGGAGGAGCAGAGCTGTCGGAGGACAGGCGTTAACGTGGCCTTGGGGCTGAGGAGGTTGTGCGTGGAGAAGAACGTCTCACTGTGCTGCTCTACCGgaggagggatgaaggaggCTGAGCGGTGTAGGAGGCCCAGCCGAGTCTGCTGCTCCTCTGGGTCAATCCTGGGAGCCATGAcaggtggaggagcaggaggattAGTAGCAGTTGTGTTTATTGACTGAGTTTTACACCAATTGAATGTATCAGCATGAAATAGTAAATACTAAAATAGCACAAGCAGTCTATGCACAAAAATTATATGAAAAATACAGTAGTAattataacaacaacaataataataataatacaatattctAAGAttatatgaaaaatacaatagaaataacaacaacaataataaaaacaacaataataatacaatattgGGGTAACAGATAACAACATGGATGAACAGTTGAGGTCAATTACAATTCCAGTCATTTCTGGAACATCCAATTCCATATTTCCCTATTTAAAAAGTGCTGAGCATCAGTATTTTGCCAAAACCGGCCCAAAATACAACATTGGGTATAGACTGCAGGGAGTCTGTGTAATGAGCCTAAACCACATACATTGCACAGTGGAACTAGAGAAGACtaagctagctaacacttactaaTCCTAGACTAATTGAGATGAAACATCTTAGTCTATCCTCCTATTCATATTCGTTGTAAAATAACAAGGCTACCTGTTTTGACTACCTGTTTTGACTACCTGTTTTGACAACCTGTTTTGACTACCTGTTTTGACTACCTGTTTTGTGCtttagcttttcttttttaattccaTCTTCATTTAGTTAGCCAGAAAGCCTGTCTATTACAAAATGCTTCATGGAAGTCATGGACTTTCTTCAGTGCCACTGATCACCTTGTGATTGGACAACAATAAGAAAAGCGACACTTACCAATTCAAACCAATAAGAAAATGCCTATTAAATGTTAAGGAAAATTGTCAGTTTGTTACAGtcctattttttttactgtagtgTCAATTACTCGTCCAATACGCATCCACTTGTCCACACTAAATTCATATAGGTTCCACAATTACTCTTCCCTGGAATGGAGCTTacttgaaaatattttcatgaGACTTtatattgttaaaatgttgtaCATTGGACTATATCTTAAATTAAGATTGAGACAGTTATAAAAAGTTGTATGGCACATAATTCAATTAAACTATTTATATTTCTTCAGATTTTGCAAGTTTTGGATTGGGGTTTTTGACTTAcaattttatatacaataaataTGGTAATCACAGCACATGCCCACTTAGGTCATTTATAGCTGTTTTATATCAACAAGATTAAATTAACTGGTCCTGGATCAGTAGTTGGTAttggatcaataatcagtaTTGGATCAGTAGTCGGTATTGGATCAGTAATTGGTATTGGATCAGTAGTCTGTATTGGATCAGTATTCGGTATTGGATCAGTAATCAGTATTGGATCAGTAGTCTGTATTGGATCAGTATTCTGTATTGGATCAGTAGTCTGTATTGGATCAGTAGTCTGTATTGGATCAGTTCTACAGcatcagtttcaacacacagactggagtttgtttgccattcaagccacccttgactcccatacagACATTGAAACtctgttctggattacatcaacatctgcatcaacaatgtcgctaataaagaccttccccaaccagaaggtCCAAGAGCTGCTAAAGGCACACAATGCAGCTTTCAGATCCGGTGATGCGGAGGCCTACAGggtcaacctgaaaaggggcatcaagatggcaaaacatttccacCAACTGCGGATTGAGGAGCATTCCAATACCCAAcacatgtggcagggcatccaagccatcacagactaccggCCAAAGAACCCTATCCCCACAACCAGCAATGTCTCCTTCACTgacgagttaaacaggttctttGTCACCTGCTTCAACAGGGACAACAAAAGTCAGCCATTAAATCTGAACTCCCCCCAGATGACCCCCCCCTCAGACTATCCACTGCAgaagcagggtgaatgcacacAAGGCTGCTGGGCCTGATGGtgtcctcagactatccacaGCAGATGTGTTTTCttcactgagcagggtgaatgcacacAAGGCTGCTGGGCCTGATGCTGTCCTcgggcgtgtgctcagagcatgtgctgggcagctgggtGGGGCCTTTACTGACCTTTTTAatctgtcactggcccaggcagtTGTTCCAACGTGCTTCAAAaccgcaaccattgtgccagggCCAAAGCAGTCAACTGCGTCTAGCCTGGACGGCTGTACTTTTAAAGAcaagttctggcccaccttaagtcctgcctccccccaacactggatccctacaaGCTTGCCTACAGGTCAAACTGGTCTACAGAGGACACCATCTTCACAGCTTTACACCCTGtactgacccacctggacaaaaccaacatctatgtgagaatgctattcatagactttagctcagcattccaCACGTTCATCCCccctaggctggtcaacaaactccatgacctggggatcagcctcGCTCTGCCAAGACTTTGGTCTTCCTAACCAACAcgccccagtctgtcaggttagacaacttcacctcctccaccctgatactgaacactggtgttccacaaggctgcgtattgagccctctcctgtactccctcttcacctacgACTGAGTTCCTGTACATTGTTCCAACACCAtcaagtttgcagatgacaccacagtggtaggcctgatcagtgacaacaACGAGTCAGCCAACAGGGAGGAGTTCAAGTGCCTAGCAGCatggtgtgctgacaacaacctgaccctcaatgcaaagaaaaccacagagctcattgtggattacaggaagtctaaaggctgcagtcacgccccagttatCATCattggcactgaggtggagcgtgtccagcttcaaatccctgggtgtccacatatcTGAAGTCcttcaacacctcagccctggtcaaaaagacacaacagcgcctgtactttttgaggaggctgaagaaggcccaccTGTCCTCCAACATCCGTGTGAACAGGGTTtgcagcatcatcagggacctttcacatccaggccacaatATGTTTGTCCTCCTACCACCagggcaggcggtacaggtctctttgttcccgcaccagcaggctcaggaacagtttctttacatctactgtaaccctgctgaactctgtggcCCATCACTAATCTAATCAGTAGTCGCTATCAGATCAGTAGTTGGTATCGGCAAATAAGTTCTGTGGTCGGAATCAGTATCGGCAATGGAAAAAAAAGGGTATCGTGCATCCCTACTAATAATGATTGCACAGAAAAGGAATTGGAAGTAACATCTACTTCCAGAATTATGCTGGAAAATGCCCTCATTGGCTAGAATGTTGTCTGGTAAATCGACCAACCTAACGCTGGGCATGGAGGAGCAGAGTCCTCGTGTCCTCAGAGGGTTGGGCAGGTGAACTTGAGCCTCTGGGTAACCGACAGGGACAGATAGACAGGACATGGACTGCCCTTCCACTGAGAGGTGATCTCCTCCATGGGATACATATTGTTCTTCTGGGTAAAAAGGGAGGAGGACTTCACTCCTCACTTCTGACTCAACATCTGAGTCAGCTCCTATCTTAAAGATCACCTTGGTCCTGGGGTCAGCCTCCTCCATATCCTCCTAGAAGGGGATGAAGAAGACTAAATTAAGGAGTCATTTTTCTTATTTAACCAACCCCTTCAAtccacagacatacacagacggACATAAACACGTACATAGACATACCTTGGTTCTGGGTTCAGAGTCATGATCACCCTGTTCTCCCCCCTCCATTTGTCCATCCTGTTCTCCCCCCTCCATTTGTCCATCCTGTTCTCCCCCCTCCATTTGTCCATCCTGTTCTCCCCCCTCCATTTGTCCATCCTGTTCTCCCCCCGATGTTTGTCCatcctgtcctccctcctccatgtGTTCATCCTGTCCTCCCCCCTCCATGGGTCTACACTGTCCTCCTCTCTGTATGTGTGCAGCCTTTCCTCCCCCCTCCATGTGTCCATCCTGTCCTCCCCCTTCCATGTGACCATCCTgtcctcccccctccatctgtccatcctgTCCTCCCCCTTCCATGCAACCATCCTgtcctcccccctccatctgtccatcctgTCCTCCCCCTTCCATGTGACCATCCTgtcctcccccctccatctgtccatcctgTCCTTCCCCCTCCATGTGACCATCCTGTCCTCCCCCCTCCATGTGTCCATCCTGTCCTCCCCCTTCCATGTGACTATCCTGTCCTCCCCCTTCCATGTGACTATCCTgtcctcccccctccatctgtccatcctgTCCTCCCCCCTCCATGTGACCATCCTGTCCTCCCCCCTCCATGTGTCCATCCTGTCCTCCCCCTTCCATGTGACTATCCTGTCCTCCCCCTTCCATGTGACTATCCTGTCCTCCCCCTTCAATGTGTCCAccctgtcctccctcctccagaAAGGGAACATAGGGACTAGACTCAGGGGTGATGTTCAGCAGCCAATTCTCCACGTACTGGTGGACCCCAAAGATGTCTGGAGGGGGGTGGTGGAAGACAGGCAGGGAAACGCTCTCACTCATCTCCTGAGTCTGTTTGGGGGACTTGGTTCTGTCCTCATTGGACATGGACCTCTGCTTGGCCAAGATCTTTCTGGTTGGCTGGCTGTTTGCCTTTTGTACAGTTTGTCTGGGTGGGGTGATGTCCAACACCTTCTTCCTTGGCTGTGCCTTTTGCCTGGATGACTCAGAGTTGTTGACCTGAGACCTTGGCCTTCTGCTAACATTCTCCCCAATATTCAACTGTTTTTCAGATGCaatcccccttttttctgaatcTTTAACATTTATGTTCAATGCCAAGGTCCCATTTTTCTCCGGGACAGTCTTTTTATTCCTACTCCTCTGGCCGACTCTGTCAGTTTCTGTGATAATCCAAACTTTCTCACTTCCTGTTGAACTGCTACAATTCTTTTCTGTGTTGACGGGAGACAAGGTCTTCCTAGTGGCCTTTCTGCTCTTGGAACTTGTTGTAGACGTTGGACTTTTCTgctttaatgttattttcttcttctcttcaAGAACATCATACTCAATATCCTCATTGTCTTTTGCAACAGGCTCAGAACATTCTATTTCCATTGTCTCAAAATATTCTAATTCCTTTGTCTCGGGACATTCAAATTCCCTTATCTCTGAATATTCTAATTCCTTTTTCTCAGAATATTCTAATTCCTTTTTCTCTGAACATTCTAATTCCTTTTTCTCTGAACATTCTAATTCCTTTTTCTCTGAACATTCTAATTCCTTTTTCTCTGAACATTGTAATTCCTTTGTCACTGAACATTCCAATTCCTTTTTCTCTGAACATTGCAATTCCTCTGTCTCTGAAAATCCAAGTTCCTTGGATTCTGAGCATACTTTCTCTTTAGGAAACGCCCCTGAAAGAGCCTGTTCTTTTGTGAAGGTCGACAGGTTGTTGCTGGGACTGGTAGTGAGATCTGGTAGTTTTTCAGGTGGGGAGATGTTCTGTGAAGGAGAGGTAGGTTCAGAGGACAGAGACAACATATCTTCCCTTTCCCTGTTCAATGAGGTGCTGCTACTGGACTGTTGGGTGAAGTCCACAGAGGAGCACGGCCCAGAGTCTGTTGAAGCTGGTTTACGCCATGGCATGGGGGTGGAGTGGTCACCATACCCTCCATTATTCCCTACCTCACCAGCGCACCCCACACCAGCCAGTCCTACTGTCGCGTAACCTGCCCCCATTGCGTTTGCATAGTAGTTATCGTAGATGCTCTGTCTCCTCTCGTGGATGTGTATGACCTTCTCTGTGATCTCCCTGCCGTTATCGTTGGTCTGTATCTGCATCACCTCAGCTACACCAGGTGACTGGAGATTGGAGTAGGACCCAGTCCTACTGGTCCTGCTAACCCCAGTTGAGCCACTCTTTCTGGGCATTGGGAT encodes:
- the LOC105007149 gene encoding oxygen-regulated protein 1, translating into MSSTPLLEAGAQPLLHPLNEKLQTGPGQGQDGGQGGEVVSMGSLGTQASRPPQLPMDPQASRRVCFYKSGDPQFRGHRMVINARTFKTFDALLDALSKKVPLPFGVRTITTPRGTHPVRCLEDLQDGGSYICSDQRKVKPLNLDMANRRQPPWNNPTRQVSGRRRAFPGGRGVARPAESRVSRVSIRTPKRLIVFKNRDPSVRRTVVLQRRTAPTYDALLDHLSGIMQFPVLKLYTPDGSRVDGLLALILCSGVVVAAGNEPFRQRNYDVMRTAQPIPPAAQSSNSDSVEPTRLQPLKNKTSFSSGRRSRNFSLSSEKYFVNQINKSVNGSSYDQPVQSESMETDLNQRETMRSVDIETESIQQVVGDTTMVPQDDDIEKSFRVNQDGSMTVEMKVRLTIKEEEMIHWTTTLSRSSVVTTHKSGTGLESTPQSPENNVEANNNNNCLSSEKTNQNHPSQKATMGVTFSGTDGGGTDSGDAGSLKAGPNQKRALTPGLRQVKKKQASMESVTTVTDTGVQETSLETFFYTERIEDRETTEGYCVVHQSSSSSSKIPHVPPIPMPRKSGSTGVSRTSRTGSYSNLQSPGVAEVMQIQTNDNGREITEKVIHIHERRQSIYDNYYANAMGAGYATVGLAGVGCAGEVGNNGGYGDHSTPMPWRKPASTDSGPCSSVDFTQQSSSSTSLNREREDMLSLSSEPTSPSQNISPPEKLPDLTTSPSNNLSTFTKEQALSGAFPKEKVCSESKELGFSETEELQCSEKKELECSVTKELQCSEKKELECSEKKELECSEKKELECSEKKELEYSEKKELEYSEIREFECPETKELEYFETMEIECSEPVAKDNEDIEYDVLEEKKKITLKQKSPTSTTSSKSRKATRKTLSPVNTEKNCSSSTGSEKVWIITETDRVGQRSRNKKTVPEKNGTLALNINVKDSEKRGIASEKQLNIGENVSRRPRSQVNNSESSRQKAQPRKKVLDITPPRQTVQKANSQPTRKILAKQRSMSNEDRTKSPKQTQEMSESVSLPVFHHPPPDIFGVHQYVENWLLNITPESSPYVPFLEEGGQGGHIEGGGQDSHMEGGGQDSHMEGGGQDGHMEGGGQDGHMEGGGQDGQMEGGGQDSHMEGGGQDSHMEGGGQDGHMEGGGQDGHMEGEGQDGQMEGGGQDGHMEGGGQDGQMEGGGQDGCMEGGGQDGQMEGGGQDGHMEGGGQDGHMEGGGKAAHIQRGGQCRPMEGGGQDEHMEEGGQDGQTSGGEQDGQMEGGEQDGQMEGGEQDGQMEGGEQDGQMEGGEQGDHDSEPRTKEDMEEADPRTKVIFKIGADSDVESEVRSEVLLPFYPEEQYVSHGGDHLSVEGQSMSCLSVPVGYPEAQVHLPNPLRTRGLCSSMPSVRIDPEEQQTRLGLLHRSASFIPPPVEQHSETFFSTHNLLSPKATLTPVLRQLCSSIHCIRQASQNPASLEKSHSMPDFSSQVASVFGSPSTSLMSFLSVTTLKETLSSALGVGGGSRSGSEALLVLQSLQKISAIEDEEEQRASLASLQSRTSDQLRDSWKDFQERNSEVGVMDSPPYSPSTNQEFALDVMSEEGEENDGQLDIDEFMEELNLPQELRDEVSLLVDGNRTVQHAMRSPMLGGSISEVSNVVDTEMDRRDSEEIEELEVFQEIVKKRPDNWPGSPAEEEMEEKGVEELEQKKNKGENENLEKHEEENEDGLVVKEIRNIPDGKEPTQNSEERKLKRQRKGILRMWMKKGRRRKW